Proteins encoded within one genomic window of Borrelia parkeri:
- the xth gene encoding exodeoxyribonuclease III, translated as MNLISWNVNGIRAIFGKGFLDFIEKYNPDILCLQETKACKEQLPKELINIEGYYSFFSKSIIKGYSGVGIYSKVEPIKLENMNMEIFDREGRCLIAHYRDFILINAYFPNSQSLRKRLPYKLEFLMSLESIANVFVTSGKNIVICGDFNIAHTEIDLANPKTSRESAGFYIEETTWMDNFLNGGYVDTFRMFNMDPGNYTWWDYKTRARERNIGWRIDYFIVNEFFKSKVKDALILREVMGSDHCPVFLELKQ; from the coding sequence ATGAATTTGATTTCTTGGAATGTCAATGGAATAAGAGCTATTTTTGGTAAAGGTTTTCTTGATTTTATTGAGAAATATAATCCGGATATTTTATGTCTTCAGGAAACTAAGGCTTGCAAAGAACAGTTACCAAAGGAGCTTATTAATATTGAAGGGTATTATTCATTTTTTTCAAAATCCATAATAAAGGGTTATAGCGGAGTTGGTATTTATTCAAAGGTTGAGCCTATTAAATTAGAAAATATGAATATGGAAATATTTGATAGGGAAGGAAGATGCCTTATTGCTCATTATCGTGATTTTATTCTTATTAATGCGTATTTTCCTAATTCTCAATCTTTAAGAAAAAGACTTCCTTATAAGCTTGAATTTTTAATGAGTCTTGAGTCTATTGCAAATGTGTTTGTAACTTCTGGAAAAAATATTGTCATTTGTGGTGATTTTAATATTGCACATACGGAGATTGATTTAGCTAATCCTAAGACCAGCAGAGAATCTGCTGGTTTTTACATTGAGGAGACTACTTGGATGGATAACTTTTTAAATGGAGGTTATGTGGATACATTTAGAATGTTTAATATGGATCCGGGGAACTATACCTGGTGGGATTATAAAACAAGGGCAAGAGAGCGTAATATAGGCTGGAGAATTGATTATTTTATTGTAAATGAATTTTTTAAATCAAAGGTAAAAGATGCTTTAATTTTAAGAGAGGTCATGGGTAGTGATCATTGTCCTGTTTTTTTAGAGTTAAAGCAGTAA
- a CDS encoding M16 family metallopeptidase, whose amino-acid sequence MKYEHIGNISILKFIFLILVFLFLSCSSSKLKVDKNLLSGQLKNGLKYYIYGNQLPSKAVHMGILFNVGSLNEEENERGLAHYLEHMAFKGTTDYPGSEGILEVLKKFGMKFGADINAYTSFDKTYYHLDLPDGGNESEIDEALNVLRNWAFQVKFDEVEIDKERNVILEEKKRRENYAGRVAEKIFGVIFNNSKYAVRFPIGLEERILSFKSEDFKKFYKKWYRPDLTSIIIVGDIAPDKIEKKVRERFASLEKPVSEPERIKISLDTIIDKKFVSIEDIETPFPSMNFVVKNKIENNFSTIDDVKRLVEKTLLDELFVNRFYELKLAGTNYFMSFDKFDSQFKSDDNYILINEISFKINPEHFKEAIEGFFYEIERIKRFGFTKGEIDKIKSKLISSAKLNKDNINKRHSSSIANTLVDVASQGYLMFDMDEYFDIFIDHLDKISVKTISDFARNEASIDDMAIIYSYSKKFHPNLTFEEMKGLRNFALEREFKPYDDVSMQGEFFKKSLERKDIIDEKELFDGISSFILENGVEVYFKHNDNKKNVVNFSASSWGGLLSENAELIPVLSLAPRVVSSSGYGDYSQLQIEKYLSDKIVSLSPTVGDQMTSINGSADIKDLETLFKLIYFTFNEPKIDDVVLQSIIDDIKARIKSRENNSKHLFYSAIERFYNNDDYRLRDIKESDLKNVSKDVLLDFYKKRFTYANNFKFVFVGDVDLETIKNLSSKYLGNLNSKKLNEFRDLDYSYKKSTDRIVIKKGEDSSSLVYILYPFKFNYTPENILNYDALASLLTEDLVKTIRREMSSVYSIGVSFEYLLRKHSNSDGFMTVYFTVEPKVLDSVLQVINEYILEKQKSDFVDKDFDYIKKNIIKNNNIRSESNGYWLSRILGSILWYGALKDTFSAKFIENTLSKDIINMLFRKIDFNQGTEIILLPAKDN is encoded by the coding sequence ATGAAATATGAACATATTGGCAATATTAGCATATTAAAATTTATCTTTTTAATTTTGGTCTTTCTTTTTTTATCTTGTTCATCTTCTAAGTTAAAGGTAGATAAAAACTTATTAAGTGGCCAACTTAAAAATGGACTTAAATATTATATTTATGGTAATCAACTTCCAAGTAAGGCTGTTCATATGGGGATTTTGTTTAATGTTGGTTCTTTAAACGAAGAGGAAAATGAGAGAGGTTTGGCGCATTATCTTGAACATATGGCTTTTAAGGGTACAACAGATTATCCTGGTAGTGAGGGTATTTTGGAAGTTCTTAAAAAATTTGGGATGAAATTTGGGGCTGATATTAATGCTTATACTAGTTTTGATAAAACTTATTATCATCTTGATTTGCCAGATGGTGGTAATGAGTCAGAAATTGATGAGGCTTTGAATGTGTTAAGGAACTGGGCTTTTCAAGTTAAATTTGATGAAGTAGAAATAGATAAAGAGCGTAATGTTATTCTTGAAGAAAAAAAGCGTAGAGAGAATTATGCTGGTAGGGTAGCTGAAAAAATATTTGGGGTTATTTTTAATAATAGTAAATATGCAGTCAGATTTCCTATTGGACTTGAAGAGAGAATTTTATCTTTTAAATCAGAAGACTTTAAGAAATTTTATAAGAAATGGTATAGACCAGATCTTACTAGCATCATTATTGTGGGAGATATTGCCCCTGATAAGATTGAAAAGAAGGTAAGAGAACGATTTGCATCGTTAGAAAAACCAGTAAGTGAGCCTGAAAGGATTAAAATAAGTTTGGATACTATTATTGATAAAAAATTTGTAAGTATAGAAGATATTGAGACTCCATTTCCTAGTATGAATTTTGTTGTTAAAAATAAGATTGAGAATAATTTTAGTACTATTGATGATGTTAAAAGATTGGTTGAAAAAACCTTATTAGACGAGCTTTTTGTAAATAGATTTTATGAGTTAAAGCTTGCTGGAACAAATTATTTTATGTCCTTTGATAAATTTGATTCACAATTTAAATCAGATGATAATTATATTTTAATTAATGAAATTTCTTTTAAAATTAATCCAGAGCATTTTAAAGAAGCTATTGAAGGATTTTTTTATGAGATTGAGAGAATCAAGAGATTTGGTTTTACAAAGGGGGAGATCGATAAGATCAAATCCAAACTTATAAGTTCTGCTAAACTAAACAAGGATAATATCAATAAGCGACATTCATCTAGTATTGCGAATACTTTAGTAGATGTAGCATCTCAAGGTTATTTAATGTTTGATATGGATGAGTATTTTGATATTTTTATTGATCATCTAGATAAAATTAGTGTAAAAACAATATCAGATTTTGCCAGGAATGAAGCATCCATAGATGATATGGCTATTATTTATTCTTATTCTAAGAAGTTTCATCCCAATTTAACTTTTGAAGAGATGAAAGGATTGCGTAATTTTGCTTTAGAGAGAGAATTTAAACCTTATGATGATGTATCGATGCAAGGGGAATTCTTTAAAAAGTCTTTGGAACGCAAAGATATTATTGATGAGAAAGAATTGTTCGATGGAATTTCATCCTTTATTCTGGAAAATGGAGTTGAAGTTTATTTTAAACATAATGATAATAAGAAAAATGTAGTCAATTTTAGTGCATCTTCTTGGGGTGGTTTGTTAAGTGAGAATGCTGAGCTTATACCTGTTTTGTCTTTGGCTCCAAGAGTAGTTTCTAGTTCAGGGTATGGAGATTATTCTCAGCTTCAAATTGAAAAATATTTGTCAGACAAAATTGTAAGTTTATCACCAACAGTTGGTGATCAAATGACAAGCATTAATGGTAGTGCTGATATTAAAGATCTTGAAACTCTTTTTAAGCTTATATACTTTACCTTTAATGAGCCAAAGATAGATGATGTTGTTTTACAAAGTATCATTGATGATATAAAAGCAAGAATTAAGAGTAGAGAAAATAATTCTAAACATCTTTTTTATAGTGCTATTGAGCGATTTTATAACAATGATGATTATCGTTTGAGAGATATTAAAGAATCTGATTTGAAAAATGTATCTAAAGATGTTCTTTTAGATTTTTATAAAAAAAGGTTTACTTATGCAAACAACTTCAAATTTGTCTTTGTAGGAGATGTTGATTTAGAGACAATAAAAAATCTTTCAAGTAAATATTTAGGTAATTTAAATTCAAAGAAATTGAATGAGTTTAGAGATTTGGATTATTCTTATAAAAAAAGCACGGATAGAATAGTTATAAAAAAGGGTGAGGATTCAAGTAGTCTCGTGTACATTTTGTATCCTTTTAAGTTTAATTATACACCTGAGAATATTTTAAATTATGATGCTTTAGCATCGCTATTAACTGAAGATCTTGTTAAAACCATTAGAAGGGAGATGTCTAGTGTTTATTCAATAGGAGTCTCTTTTGAGTATTTACTTAGAAAACATTCTAATTCTGATGGGTTTATGACTGTGTATTTTACGGTTGAACCTAAGGTTTTAGATAGTGTATTGCAGGTTATTAATGAGTATATCTTAGAAAAACAAAAATCAGATTTTGTAGACAAAGATTTTGATTATATTAAGAAAAATATTATTAAAAATAATAATATTCGTTCTGAATCTAATGGGTATTGGCTTTCAAGGATATTAGGTTCAATTCTTTGGTATGGTGCTTTAAAAGATACTTTCAGTGCTAAATTTATTGAAAATACTTTAAGTAAAGACATCATAAATATGTTGTTTAGAAAAATAGATTTTAATCAAGGGACAGAGATTATTTTACTTCCAGCAAAGGATAATTAA
- a CDS encoding tetratricopeptide repeat protein: protein MINKNFFSKIILMFFSCLSLLNAQEKEDSLLLYRQGKFQEAILNTQNEIKYNPNNLDARVILIWSLIATGEYKRAELASIKGLEINKHDVRIIQALGEAYFFQGQYKNALKHFQKYISLEPNGARIAKVYILIADSFYKLERYNEADFAYENALRFLPNNQNILLKLAKARFNAKNTILAKEILTKLLTLNPNHLEAKNLLKKIEKNNHNP, encoded by the coding sequence ATGATAAATAAAAATTTTTTCTCAAAAATAATTCTCATGTTTTTCTCATGCCTAAGCCTCCTAAATGCACAAGAAAAAGAGGATTCGCTTCTACTCTACAGACAAGGCAAATTTCAAGAAGCTATTCTCAATACCCAAAACGAAATAAAATACAATCCAAATAATTTAGATGCAAGAGTAATACTTATATGGAGTCTAATAGCAACAGGTGAATACAAAAGAGCGGAACTAGCATCCATCAAAGGACTTGAAATAAACAAGCATGATGTAAGAATAATCCAAGCATTAGGAGAAGCCTATTTTTTTCAAGGACAATATAAAAACGCTCTTAAACATTTTCAAAAATATATTAGTCTTGAGCCTAATGGAGCAAGAATAGCTAAGGTATATATTTTAATTGCAGATTCTTTTTACAAACTTGAAAGATATAATGAAGCTGATTTTGCATACGAAAATGCTTTAAGATTTTTGCCAAATAATCAAAACATACTATTAAAGCTTGCAAAAGCAAGGTTTAATGCAAAAAATACAATCTTAGCAAAAGAAATTCTAACAAAATTGCTAACCTTAAATCCCAATCATTTAGAAGCAAAAAACCTGCTAAAAAAGATAGAAAAAAACAATCATAATCCTTGA
- a CDS encoding bactofilin family protein — protein sequence MSIDTLEFEENNTQNVIKGNFEFEGYIESNKPIIIEGVLKGIINSTSSIYLREKANVEAEIKCNNFLNHGTMKGNVEALETIKIYKTGNLIGNIKTKELFIDSGALFNGNCEMEEKNDK from the coding sequence TTGAGCATAGATACTTTAGAATTTGAAGAAAACAATACCCAAAATGTTATAAAGGGTAATTTTGAATTTGAAGGATATATAGAAAGCAATAAACCAATAATCATTGAAGGAGTACTTAAAGGAATCATCAATTCTACAAGTTCAATATACCTAAGAGAAAAAGCTAATGTAGAAGCAGAAATCAAGTGTAATAATTTCCTAAATCATGGAACAATGAAAGGTAATGTAGAGGCTTTAGAGACAATAAAAATTTATAAAACTGGAAATTTGATCGGAAACATTAAAACAAAGGAACTCTTTATAGATTCAGGGGCACTCTTTAACGGAAATTGTGAAATGGAGGAAAAAAATGATAAATAA
- a CDS encoding Bax inhibitor-1/YccA family protein, with translation MFELTHEKQEIRIKNKFLAQVFGLMAIGLLISAIFAYTTSENPAMRAIIFTNPMSYIAMILVQFGLVYAISGAIEKISSGTATALFLGYSALTGVTLSSVFMIYTQSSIFYTFGITALTFLAMSFYGYTTSTDLTKMGSYFIMGLWGIIIASIFNIFFRSSGLNFLISILGVILFTGLTAYDVQNISKMNRMLEDGTEIKSRMAVVASLKLYLDFINLFLYLLRFLGERKD, from the coding sequence ATGTTTGAATTAACGCATGAAAAACAAGAAATAAGGATAAAAAACAAATTTTTGGCTCAGGTTTTTGGATTAATGGCAATTGGTCTTTTAATATCTGCAATATTTGCATACACAACATCTGAAAATCCTGCAATGCGAGCTATAATATTCACAAATCCAATGTCATATATAGCAATGATACTTGTACAATTTGGCCTTGTTTATGCAATAAGCGGAGCAATCGAGAAAATATCAAGCGGCACAGCAACAGCTCTTTTTCTAGGATACTCAGCTTTAACAGGAGTAACACTATCTTCTGTATTTATGATATATACTCAAAGTTCAATATTCTATACATTTGGAATTACTGCTCTAACTTTCCTTGCAATGTCCTTTTACGGATACACAACAAGCACAGACCTTACAAAAATGGGAAGCTATTTTATTATGGGATTATGGGGCATCATTATTGCATCTATTTTTAACATATTTTTTAGAAGTTCGGGTCTCAATTTTTTAATCTCAATTTTAGGTGTCATATTATTTACAGGTCTAACGGCTTACGATGTTCAAAATATTTCTAAAATGAATAGAATGTTAGAAGACGGTACTGAAATTAAAAGTAGAATGGCAGTTGTAGCCTCTCTAAAGCTTTACCTAGATTTCATAAATTTATTCTTATATTTACTAAGATTTTTAGGAGAAAGAAAAGATTAA